The genomic interval CGCCGCTTCAGGTTCTCTTCGCGCAGCATCTCATTGTGCAATTGCTGGCTGTACGTCTCGGCGAAGTAGTGTTCACCGGTTCCGTTCCCCTTGGCCACGTAGTACAGATACTTCGTGTGCGCGGGGTGAAGCACTGCCTCAATGCTCGCAAGGCTCGGACTGCAAATCGGCCCAGGCGGCAATCCTCCGTACAAATAGGTGTTGTAGGGGTTTCGCGCGTCCAGGATGTCCGCGTCCGTGACGACCGTCAGGTGTCGGCCGATGGCGTAATCCACCGTGGCGTCGATCTGCAGGCGCATGTCGAGCTTCAATCGGTTGTCGATCACGCTCGCGATGATCGGCCGCTCGGACGCCACCTGGGCCTCGTTTTCCACGAGAGAGGCTTCCGTGATGGCCTCGTTCAGTGTCAGCTTGTCCGCCCGCATCGCCGCTTCGTTCGCGGGCGTGAGCACACGCGCCGCAAAGTCGTTCAGCATTTCGTTCACGACGTCCACCGGGTTTTCATTTCGGTAGAACTGATACGTGTCCGGGAACAAGTATCCCTCGAGCCGATAGCGAACATCGCGCCGCCCCGCAAGCTGCTTCAAAAATGCCTGATGGTAGTCGTCGGCTTGCACCGCTTTGAGAAACGCCGCCTCGTTGCACACCCCATCCTGTGCGAGCCGCGCCGCGATGTCCACAATGTCATAGCCCGGCGGAATGGTCACGTTGACGACATCGGGGACGATCTCGCCCGCCGTCATCTGCCGATAGATTTCCGGCGTCGACTCATCCGCGGACAGCACATACGTGCCAGCCAAAATCGGCCCGCCCCCGTGCAGACGCCCATACAGCGCAAACGCGGTGGCGCTGCGAATCAGCCCGAGGGCCTTCAATCGCTCCGCCACGGCGGCCACCGTGTCGCCGGCCTTGACCTCGAACCGCTCGAGCGGAGCCCGGGCCGCCACAGGCCGCAGCGCCGCGCGAAACCACGCGCCGAAGACGAGCGCGACCACGACCACAAGCGCCAAGGCGACAAGGATGATCCATCGCGCGCGCCGCCTCGCGCTTGATGGCTGGTTCGACATACGTTCACCTTCCAACGTTCAACCTTCGAATTCCGCGTC from Alicyclobacillus acidocaldarius subsp. acidocaldarius DSM 446 carries:
- the mltG gene encoding endolytic transglycosylase MltG, with protein sequence MSNQPSSARRRARWIILVALALVVVVALVFGAWFRAALRPVAARAPLERFEVKAGDTVAAVAERLKALGLIRSATAFALYGRLHGGGPILAGTYVLSADESTPEIYRQMTAGEIVPDVVNVTIPPGYDIVDIAARLAQDGVCNEAAFLKAVQADDYHQAFLKQLAGRRDVRYRLEGYLFPDTYQFYRNENPVDVVNEMLNDFAARVLTPANEAAMRADKLTLNEAITEASLVENEAQVASERPIIASVIDNRLKLDMRLQIDATVDYAIGRHLTVVTDADILDARNPYNTYLYGGLPPGPICSPSLASIEAVLHPAHTKYLYYVAKGNGTGEHYFAETYSQQLHNEMLREENLKRRAEQSSSK